AGGAGCGAGCGTGCATCGTGCAGCAGGGATCGACCCTGTGCGGTGAGTTTAGGCTCGCGGCCTGAGCGATCGAAAAGTGTCAGGCCGGTATCAATTTCAAGGTTGCTGATCAGACCGGAAACCGTGGACTGCGCCTTACCCAGTGACCGTGCAGCCGCTGAAAACGAGCCACTGCGTGCCGCCGCCTCAAACGCTTCCAGCTGTTCCGGAGCAATAAAAAAACGCGATTCCATAACTTGCCTGAATGTTTTACTGACTTTTGTTCTGACAGGGTAGCGCTGATGTGCCTTGAGGGAGTGGCGCTGTCAATAGTCGTTTGTGACCGGAGGTGTGGTATCGGTACATCCCTTGCTCCCGACCAATTTCCATTGTCCTTCACGTTTGCTTTGTCTATTGCGGTTGCGAAATGACTGGCTTACGGTACCTCGCTCCCGGCCCCACCGTGGCAATACCTTGTATCGGTCTAACCTATGAGAGCGACTTTAACAAAGCCGACGACCGTGTAAAGCAGAGAGCACAAACACGTCTCTATCTAACCGGGTATATGTCCGAATTTAACCGCAAGGGCACGTGTTACCCGGCGCATTCCCCCAAGTATCAATCCAGTCATGCTCAGTTGAGTTCCGCATAGGGCCAGCTATTCACGGATATTGGTGAATATTCAATACAGGATGGCAAAATTTTTGGACCCTTGTCGGTGCCCCGGAAGTGGGCGGCATGCCATTTTGCCCACACAATGTGGTCAACTTTGGAGCTCAATTGGCCGGCACCGTGCTAATCACGCCATCTGGCGATCCGGGCCTCTAAACTATCGCCAATACCGATACTTGATATTTTCCAATTCTTACTGGCTAACGAGATCCTGACTTAAGGGTGGAAGAGTTCGCGCGCCCACGAACAGAGTCTGAATTTAATAATAAGGAACCAGGGTATGTTGCCATTCAATAAGAAGCCGATTGCTTATCTCATTTCGGCGTTTGCGCTCAGCGTTACGCCGGCGGTGTTTGCGCAGGACGATACTGAAGAAGAAACGGAAAATTCGCAGCAGCAAAGTCGGCTGGTGGAAAATGTCGTGGTTACGGCGACACGCCGCGAAGCCTCTGTTGAGGATATTCCAATTAATATTTCGGCCATTGGTGAGGCGGAGCTGCGCAAGCGCGCCATTACCGATCTAAAAAGCCTTATTGAGGATTCAGTAACAATTAGTGCACCGGCTAATTCGGCGCGCTTCGCAGATTCTGTAACGGTTCGCGGTTTGAATGTATCTGCGGTAAATCAGAATAACCTCGAGTTCTTTGTGCGCTCGACGCTCGCTTACTATCTCGATGAGACGCCCCTTCCTAATATTGGCTATCGAATTAAAGACATCGCGCGTGTAGAGACCCTGTTGGGACCACAAGGCACGCTGTATGGTTCTGGCAGCCTTGGTGGCACTGTCCGATATATTACCAACCAGCCGGATTTTGAAGAATCCACTGTCCGTCTCAATTCCGGCATTTACCAAACGGCTGGCGGGGGCATGAGTACGGACACTGATGTGGTGATTAATCAACCCCTTGGAGAAAATCTGGCGATACGTGCGTCGCTGGCATACCTGGATGAAGCTGGTTTCACTGATCGTGTCGTCTCACCATCATTTCGATCGGAGAATCCATGGACAAATCCCGATGGGACGGGCAAAAAACGCTACGAAAATGACGATTATCAGAATGTGACCACCGGGAAAGTTGCACTGGCATGGCAGTTCAATCCCGATGCCAAACTGACTTTCACACATGCGCAGCAAAGCCAGCTGGCAAATGGTTCCCGGGGCTCTACGCTTGACCCGACTCAGGATGGCGATGTGCTCCAATACGGCCAGGATGTCGTAGTGGGGCGGTATCGCGAATACGCGGATCGATCCTTTAAATTGGACTCATTGGACCTGGAGTGGGACTTCGAACACTTCGCCATGAAATCCAGCACCTCTCACTTTGAAGACACCCGCGAGGGACGGGCAAATTACGGGATTGGGTTTGTTTACTATGGTGACTGGGGCTGGAGTGCACTCACGCCAGAGGAAACCGACGAATCTCCCTATATGGTATTCGACAACACGTATTCAGGTATCAGCCATGAAACCCGGTTCGTTTCCATGGTGGATGGCCCGATTAGCTGGGTTGGCGGTATCTACTATACCCAGCAGGAACGCAGCCTTGCGTTTCAAGAGCATTTTCCGACTCTGGACGCGGTTGGTGGATTGGATCGAGACGCCATTGGCGGCGAGCAGAATGTGGGGTATGCCGAGGATATCAATACGGAATATAAGGAACTGGCCCTATTTGGTGAGTTGACTTACGCCGTCACTGATCGTTGGGACGTAACCGTCGGAACACGGGTATTCAATTACTCCGATGAGGCGGATCCGCGCATCACCGATTACGCGTTTGGTTTGGTAGATACCAAGGGCGCGGTTGAAAACTCAGCGTCAGGCGAGAAATTCTATAAGCTGAATACTTCTTATGAGCTAACTGATGACGTGCTCATGTATGCAACAGCATCTCAAGGTTTTCGTCGAGGTGGTGTAAACGGATTCAAAGGGCAAGGTGACCAGAATGTATCGGCCGCTGCGCAGAATTACCAACCAGACTCGGTGAATAATTTTGAACTGGGTTTGAAGGGGTCTTTTCTTGACGACCTGCTGTACATCGAAACAAATATTTACCAGATTGCCTGGGAGAATACGCAGACCTACTATAGCCAATCGATCAACGGCTTCCCGTTGAATGGCACCACAAACGGACCGGACGCAGAGTCTCAAGGCTGGGAGTTTTCCAGTCGTCTTCGCGTGAGTGACAATGTTTCATTGACTTACTCGACCGCCACAACTGAGGCGAAGTGGGCAGAGACTGAAGAAGTCTGCCTGTACGCGGATGGCTCGGAATGTCGCACCTGGTCTGAAGGTGGACTCTTGGGCGGCGCACCAGAATGGCGTCACAATCTGGTGGCGAATTTCTACCGTGATCTGAGCAATGGTTTGACCCTTTCCGCAAGCGTTCGTGGTTCCTATAGCAGTGAGGTTCAAAGCGATCGCGCGGATTCTCCTGATGCGGAACCCTACCGATACGATTCCTACACACTTTACAGTGCCAATGTTGGCCTGAGTGGCGATCAGTGGAGTGCGGGTCTTTGGGCCAGAAACCTAACCAATGAACGTGCCGAGGTTTCCTATCAATCTGAAAATTACGTGGGGAATCGATTGATTCAGACCATGCCTCGTACGCTTGGATTGAACGTCTCCTACGATTTCTAATCTCGCTCACATCTTGTGGACTACTTGGGGGCACCTTCGCCCCCTTTTTTCTTTTTGCGAATTTTCTATTGCACAACGGCGCCAAATGTGAAGAATAAATTATTCCATCTGGTGCTAAAGAATAAGATTGGTTATTTATTATGCTGGTAAGACGCTCGCTCATAAGGGTCGTGGCAGCCTGCTCGGTGGTCGCACTGACCTCGATTGTGGCCTCTTGTACGGATTCTGTGCCGCTGCATGAGTCAGCTGCAGTGGACGCATTGAGTCTGCGCCAGAAGGTGGCGCAAAAGCTGATGCTCGATATCCGCTATTTCTGCCCGGACCAGCAGCGACCAGCGGCAGGCAAAGCGGGCAACCGGCACTGTGATCAGCCGGTGACCGAACTCCCTCGGGAGCTGGCCGGCATGATCCGGGATTCCGATCTAGGCGGTATTATTCTGTTTGCGGACAACCTCGAGCAGAGTGCGCAGATCGTAAGACTCAATCGTGCGTTGCAACAGGCCGCGGCGGAGTCTGCCAGCGGGTTGCCGCTATTGATCGGCATTGACCAGGAAGGCGGCCGGGTCAATCGGTTGCCGCGGGATGAGGCAGCGGCATTTGCCGGCAATATGGCCATCGGTGCGACCTATGCCCGCGAGGGAGATCGCTTCGCCAGTGCTACTGCTGAAGTAATGGCGGATCAACTACGTGCGCTGGGTTTCAACGTGAACTTCGCGCCCACGCTGGATGTAAACAGTAATCCCGATAATCCAGTCATCAACGTACGCTCCTACAGTGAGGACCCCAAGGTAGTGGCGGAACTCGGTTCTGCCAGCGTCGCTGCGTTTCAGCGGCAGGGCGTGGCTGCAACGGTCAAACATTTCCCCGGGCATGGCGATACCAGCGTAGATAGTCACACGGGGCTGCCGCGGGTAGAGCGTTCCCTCGAGCAAGCGCAGGCCGTTGACCTGCTGCCTTTCCGCCAGGTGATCCACAACGCACAGCCGGCGCTGACCATGACCGCGCATATCCAGTACCCAGCGCTGGACACTACGACCCTGATATCCCGCTCCGGTGAGCAGATGCTTGCCCCGGCCACACTTTCCCGAAAAATCCTCACTGGTATTTTGCGTGGGGAAATGGCGTATGACGGGGTCATTGTGACCGACTCCCTCAATATGGCGGGAATCAGCGATTACTTTACGCCGGAGGAAGCGGTGGTAAACACCTTCGCCGCGGGTGCCGATATTGCACTGATGCCAATCAAGATCCGTTATCCAGAAGACCTGGTGCAACTGGATAAGCTGATCGACCGCGTTGTTGAGGCACTCGAAGCGGGGGAGATTTCCGTCGATGAGTTGGATTCATCTGTCGCACGGGTACAGCGCCTGAAACAGCGTTATATCGATGCGCAATGGGCACAGCGTGATGAGGCTGAAGTGATAAGCCGGGCAAAGGCCATACTGGCATCCACAGAACATCGCACGCTCGCGCTGACTCTGGCCAACGCCGCATTGACCAATATTTTTCCCCCACAGCCATCGGCACTACCGGTGATCGGCCCGCAAGCCAGGCAGATTCAGGTGCTGACACCAAATCGGGCGGTTGGAGAAGCCTTTCGTATCGCACTGGAGCAGGTGAGTGACGCCGAGATCTCACTGCTAGTGCCCCGAGAGGCAGAGGCTGCGGTGAGAGACTCCGGTGCAGATACATTGATCGTAGCGAGTATTGTACCGACAGAAAGCGCGGTAGAGCTCGGCGGGATGGAGGACTTGCCCATTTTGCAGGAGCGGATCACCGACCAGGGTGTACTCTATGAAATCTATCGCCAATCCCTCAGTGCGGCGAATGCACGCGGCGCGAAGACGGTGTTTATCAGCATGCGCTCTCCCTACGAAGCGGCACAATTTGAATCACTCGCGGACGTGCATCTGGCAAGTTTTGATTACAAAGCCTATATCGGCCCGGACGATACACTGGAGGGCCCGATTTACCGTGCGATCGCCAATGCGCTGGTAAGCCAAGAGGCGGTTGTTGGTCAGTTACCGGTAACCGTGATAACTCCGGCGAACCTGAATGTCAGCGATGCATCCGTTGATAACGAGGGCTGAGATCGATAGAAGCTCGCGGCTTCTATCGGTTCCGCCTCTGGTTAGTCATTTAGCAATGGCCGGTTGAATCTTCACACTTGCGGGTATCGAAGTCAGAAAAACAATAACAGGTGCGCCATGGAAATGGATTTGTGTTACCTAGATGCCTGCGAGGTGCTGAAACACTATAAAAGCGGAATGATTTCTCCGGTTGAAGTGTTACAGGCACACATCGAGCGTTACCAGCAGGTCGGCGCAGAGGTCAATCCGTTTACCCAGAGTATGTTTGAGCGTGCCCTACAGCAGGCCCGGGCTGCAGAACAAGCCTATCAACGCAAGAAAGCACGTCCACTAGAGGGCGTGATTACTGCGATCAAAGATGAGACTTACATTCGCGGTGAAGTCACCACGAACGGATCGCGCCTGCTGCAGAACAACGTAGCAGATATCACCGATCCGGTGCCGGAGCGCCTGCTCGCTGCTGGCTCCATCTTTCACGCCCGTACCGCCACCCCGGAATTTTCCGTAGCCTCCTATACCTGGTCTGATCTGTGGGGGGTAACGCGTAACCCCTGGAATACCGATATCACTCCCGGCGGATCGTCCGGTGGTTCTGCAGCGGCTCTGGCCGCGGGGCTCTGTACCATCGCGAACGGCACAGATATGGGTGGTTCCGTGCGTATTCCAGCGGCGCAGTGCGGCGTAGTGGGGCTCAAAGCCTCCCATGGGCGTATCCCCGAAATCCCCCCGTACAACGTGGATCCCTATGTACACCACGGCATGTTGACCCGCAGCGTGCGGGACATGGTTTTACTGTACAACCTGATTTCCGGCCCGCACCCGGTGGATCTTATGTCGCAGATGGCCAAAGAGCCGGTGGCGTCGGTACCGCTGGATCTGCGTGGACTGAAAATTGCGCTTTCGCTGGATCTTGGGTTTTTCTCTCTGGACGACGACGTGCGTAGTAATACGCTGGCTTACGCGGAAACGCTGCGGGGCCTCGGTGCGGACGTTGAGCTAGTTACCCTCGACTGGGATGCGCGCTGTATCCGCACCGCACAGATCCACCAGGGCGCGCAGATGGGGCACATGCTGCGAAAAAAATACGATCGTGCTGAATATCACGATCAATTGACCAGTTATGTGAAGCACTATTTCTCGCTCTCTTCTGCCGCGTCACCGCAACGTATTCTTGAAGCCAATGACTATGCGCAGCATATGTGGCAAGCACTGGAGAAAGTCTTCCAGACCTACGACTTCCTGCTGTGCCCGACGGTGTGTTCTACCCGTGTCCCTGCGGATTTTGATTACAGCCGCGACACACTGGAAATCGATGGTGTTGCGGTAGATCCGGTGAAAGGCTGGTTTATGACCTATCCGTTTAATACCTTGAGCCGCTGCCCGGTACTCTCCGTGCCAAGCGGGTTTGCGGCCAACGGTGTGCCCACGGGAGTTCAGCTGGTGGGGCACCCTTATGCCGACACCCGATTATTGCAGCTCGGCCTGGGTATCGAAGCGGAGCTGGGTGTTTTCCTCCATGCGGGCAATCGGCCACTGGATTTACAGGTAGTAAAGGCATGATCAAGCAATGCGCACGTGTAATTCGCTCAGAAATCCGGGCCGGTCGATTCTGTGGCCCGACCTCAGGTCTGGCGGCTGGCTATGTGCAGGCCAACATCGCCATGGTGCCCGAGCAGTACGCCGATGCATTCACTGAGTTCTGCACGCTGAACAGTCGTGCATGTGCCTTGTTACATCGCACAGAGCCCGGCGAGTACCGCATGCCCGAACTGGGTGATGCCATCGATATTCGCACCGATGTACCGCGCTACCTGGTACATCAACAGGGCAGGGAAGCTCAGGAAGTTACCGATATTAACGATGTCTGGCGAGACGACCTGGTCACCTTTGCGCTGGGTTGTTCTTTCTCCTTTGAGGAAGCGTTGATCGGCGCGGGCCTTGAAGTACGCAATATCACCGAAGGACGCAATGTACCTATGTATCGCACACAGGCCGCTTGCGAGGCCGCCGGGCCGTTTCACGGCAATCTGGTGGTGAGCATGCGGCCTTTCTCAAGTGATTCTATTGCGCTGGCCAGTGATATTTCAGGCCGCTACCCACTGGTACACGGTGCACCGGTCCATATCGGCAATCCCTCAGAACTGGGTATTAACGATATTGCCACACCAGAATATGGCGAGGCTGTTTCCGTTTTACCTGAAGAAGTGATGGCATTCTGGGCGTGCGGCGTGACTGCGATTGAAGCACTGCGGAATGCCGGCCTGGATTTCTTTATTACCCATGCGCCCGGACATATGTTGATTACGGATCGCTTGAACGATGCATTGGAAGCGGTGACGGATATTCGGGTTTTGGGGTGGGGCGAAAAACAAACCGCAGTTTGACTCAGCACGGAAGTGACAATCTATGGCGAGCTATTCCTTGAATATTTTTCGGCGTCCGGACACGGTACATCTCGCCAACCAGATAGAGGGTTTGCTGGTTGCCGGGAATCTACGTGGTATGGAAACGGTGCGCAGTAGCGGCTACCGGGGTTACTTGCTACCCGCTGCACAGTCACTGCTGCAGAATCGACAGCGCGTAGCCATTGTCAGCGGCTTCCCTGTAGCAGGTCAGTATGAAACGGATGGCCCAGCGGGTGCGA
This Microbulbifer sp. Q7 DNA region includes the following protein-coding sequences:
- a CDS encoding TonB-dependent receptor, which produces MLPFNKKPIAYLISAFALSVTPAVFAQDDTEEETENSQQQSRLVENVVVTATRREASVEDIPINISAIGEAELRKRAITDLKSLIEDSVTISAPANSARFADSVTVRGLNVSAVNQNNLEFFVRSTLAYYLDETPLPNIGYRIKDIARVETLLGPQGTLYGSGSLGGTVRYITNQPDFEESTVRLNSGIYQTAGGGMSTDTDVVINQPLGENLAIRASLAYLDEAGFTDRVVSPSFRSENPWTNPDGTGKKRYENDDYQNVTTGKVALAWQFNPDAKLTFTHAQQSQLANGSRGSTLDPTQDGDVLQYGQDVVVGRYREYADRSFKLDSLDLEWDFEHFAMKSSTSHFEDTREGRANYGIGFVYYGDWGWSALTPEETDESPYMVFDNTYSGISHETRFVSMVDGPISWVGGIYYTQQERSLAFQEHFPTLDAVGGLDRDAIGGEQNVGYAEDINTEYKELALFGELTYAVTDRWDVTVGTRVFNYSDEADPRITDYAFGLVDTKGAVENSASGEKFYKLNTSYELTDDVLMYATASQGFRRGGVNGFKGQGDQNVSAAAQNYQPDSVNNFELGLKGSFLDDLLYIETNIYQIAWENTQTYYSQSINGFPLNGTTNGPDAESQGWEFSSRLRVSDNVSLTYSTATTEAKWAETEEVCLYADGSECRTWSEGGLLGGAPEWRHNLVANFYRDLSNGLTLSASVRGSYSSEVQSDRADSPDAEPYRYDSYTLYSANVGLSGDQWSAGLWARNLTNERAEVSYQSENYVGNRLIQTMPRTLGLNVSYDF
- a CDS encoding glycoside hydrolase family 3 N-terminal domain-containing protein, yielding MDALSLRQKVAQKLMLDIRYFCPDQQRPAAGKAGNRHCDQPVTELPRELAGMIRDSDLGGIILFADNLEQSAQIVRLNRALQQAAAESASGLPLLIGIDQEGGRVNRLPRDEAAAFAGNMAIGATYAREGDRFASATAEVMADQLRALGFNVNFAPTLDVNSNPDNPVINVRSYSEDPKVVAELGSASVAAFQRQGVAATVKHFPGHGDTSVDSHTGLPRVERSLEQAQAVDLLPFRQVIHNAQPALTMTAHIQYPALDTTTLISRSGEQMLAPATLSRKILTGILRGEMAYDGVIVTDSLNMAGISDYFTPEEAVVNTFAAGADIALMPIKIRYPEDLVQLDKLIDRVVEALEAGEISVDELDSSVARVQRLKQRYIDAQWAQRDEAEVISRAKAILASTEHRTLALTLANAALTNIFPPQPSALPVIGPQARQIQVLTPNRAVGEAFRIALEQVSDAEISLLVPREAEAAVRDSGADTLIVASIVPTESAVELGGMEDLPILQERITDQGVLYEIYRQSLSAANARGAKTVFISMRSPYEAAQFESLADVHLASFDYKAYIGPDDTLEGPIYRAIANALVSQEAVVGQLPVTVITPANLNVSDASVDNEG
- a CDS encoding amidase, with amino-acid sequence MDLCYLDACEVLKHYKSGMISPVEVLQAHIERYQQVGAEVNPFTQSMFERALQQARAAEQAYQRKKARPLEGVITAIKDETYIRGEVTTNGSRLLQNNVADITDPVPERLLAAGSIFHARTATPEFSVASYTWSDLWGVTRNPWNTDITPGGSSGGSAAALAAGLCTIANGTDMGGSVRIPAAQCGVVGLKASHGRIPEIPPYNVDPYVHHGMLTRSVRDMVLLYNLISGPHPVDLMSQMAKEPVASVPLDLRGLKIALSLDLGFFSLDDDVRSNTLAYAETLRGLGADVELVTLDWDARCIRTAQIHQGAQMGHMLRKKYDRAEYHDQLTSYVKHYFSLSSAASPQRILEANDYAQHMWQALEKVFQTYDFLLCPTVCSTRVPADFDYSRDTLEIDGVAVDPVKGWFMTYPFNTLSRCPVLSVPSGFAANGVPTGVQLVGHPYADTRLLQLGLGIEAELGVFLHAGNRPLDLQVVKA
- a CDS encoding putative hydro-lyase, with the protein product MIKQCARVIRSEIRAGRFCGPTSGLAAGYVQANIAMVPEQYADAFTEFCTLNSRACALLHRTEPGEYRMPELGDAIDIRTDVPRYLVHQQGREAQEVTDINDVWRDDLVTFALGCSFSFEEALIGAGLEVRNITEGRNVPMYRTQAACEAAGPFHGNLVVSMRPFSSDSIALASDISGRYPLVHGAPVHIGNPSELGINDIATPEYGEAVSVLPEEVMAFWACGVTAIEALRNAGLDFFITHAPGHMLITDRLNDALEAVTDIRVLGWGEKQTAV